In Triticum aestivum cultivar Chinese Spring chromosome 5B, IWGSC CS RefSeq v2.1, whole genome shotgun sequence, the following proteins share a genomic window:
- the LOC123112486 gene encoding translation initiation factor IF-2 isoform X1, with protein sequence MPAAALPPPVLLPQQREASREPRRAPSGAIHHPSQPPPPASFCFLRVLQMAATGVGAGCLAPASAYALIRRRRPGRPPASSARGSGASRVAATSSTSAGRAPRRAPRSSSSSWPRPSCPASSRRPCPRLPSRRPRRSRDGLQEGAGLGAVPAVAGEPAGGEGPARPREAQPPADPHPGGGHVWAARGVPQVQSRHRRRGNQSQGIVFARGPAVAVLILLESKGQTYAVLTEQKRVVAHSTLRRRLLLLSSRVLACPCCHPSMLTSHHLKGCPRRNCWFRTLASSWHGQDRSDVRDGGEGDGVPGRAFQPANLGLRKEDEEQLLSSLVVGTSGQGEGFQMLKEEDNRNLCDVLSSIFFSLL encoded by the exons ATGCCCGCGGCAGCACTCCCGCCGCCCGTGCTCCTTCCCCAGCAGCGAGAGGCTTCGAGAGAGCCGAGGCGCGCTCCGAGCGGGGCGATCCACCATCCGTCCCAACCTCCTCCGCCCGCCTCCTTCTGTTTTCTGCGGGTCCTGCAGATGGCGGCGACGGGCGTCGGCGCCGGGTGCCTCGCCCCAGCGTCCGCCTACGCGCTGATCCGGCGACGGCGGCCCGGGCGTCCGCCTGCGTCGTCCGCACGCGGCTCTGGTGCGTCGCGCGTGGCCGCTACGTCGTCGACCTCAGCAGGGAGGGCCCCGCGGCGCGCCccgcgcagcagcagcagcagctggcccCGCCCGTCATGCCCGGCTTCCTCGCGCCGCCCCTGCCCGCGCCTGCCCAGTCGCCGGCCTCGACGCAGCCGAGACGGACTTCAGGAAGGCGCTGGACTCGGCGCTGTTCCGGCGGTGGCTGGAGAACCTGCAGGCGGAGAAGGGCCTGCTCGCCCACGGGAAGCTCAGCCTCCGGCAGATCCTCATCCAG GGGGTGGACATGTTTGGGCAGCGCGTGGGGTTCCTCAAGTTCAAAGCCGACATCGTCGACGAGGAAACCAAAGCCAAG GGATTGTCTTTGCAAGAGGGCCTGCTGTTGCTGTGTTGATTCTTTTGGAGTCCAAAGGGCAAACTTATGCTGTTCTCACTGAACAG AAACGGGTTGTTGCCCACAGCACTCTGCGGCGAcgtcttcttctcctctcttcgCGGGTGCTCGCCTGTCCATGCTGCCACCCATCAATGTTGACAAGCCACCATCTAAAAGGTTGTCCGAGGAG AAACTGCTGGTTTCGAACGCTAGCAAGCTCCTGGCATGGACAAGACAGAAGTG ATGTTCGGGATGGTGGAGAAGGAGATGGAGTACCGGGTCGAGCTTTTCAACCG GCAAATTTGGGGCTGAGGAAAGAAGACGAGGAGCAACTTCTCTCTAGTCTGGTCGTTGGAACTTCAGGACAAG GTGAAGGTTTTCAAATGTTGAAGGAGGAGGACAATAGGAACTTGTGTGATGTCTTGtcatctattttcttttctttgttgtaG
- the LOC123112486 gene encoding uncharacterized protein isoform X3: MFGQRVGFLKFKADIVDEETKAKIPGIVFARGPAVAVLILLESKGQTYAVLTEQKRVVAHSTLRRRLLLLSSRVLACPCCHPSMLTSHHLKGCPRRNCWFRTLASSWHGQDRSDVRDGGEGDGVPGRAFQPANLGLRKEDEEQLLSSLVVGTSGQGEGFQMLKEEDNRNLCDVLSSIFFSLL; encoded by the exons ATGTTTGGGCAGCGCGTGGGGTTCCTCAAGTTCAAAGCCGACATCGTCGACGAGGAAACCAAAGCCAAG ATTCCAGGGATTGTCTTTGCAAGAGGGCCTGCTGTTGCTGTGTTGATTCTTTTGGAGTCCAAAGGGCAAACTTATGCTGTTCTCACTGAACAG AAACGGGTTGTTGCCCACAGCACTCTGCGGCGAcgtcttcttctcctctcttcgCGGGTGCTCGCCTGTCCATGCTGCCACCCATCAATGTTGACAAGCCACCATCTAAAAGGTTGTCCGAGGAG AAACTGCTGGTTTCGAACGCTAGCAAGCTCCTGGCATGGACAAGACAGAAGTG ATGTTCGGGATGGTGGAGAAGGAGATGGAGTACCGGGTCGAGCTTTTCAACCG GCAAATTTGGGGCTGAGGAAAGAAGACGAGGAGCAACTTCTCTCTAGTCTGGTCGTTGGAACTTCAGGACAAG GTGAAGGTTTTCAAATGTTGAAGGAGGAGGACAATAGGAACTTGTGTGATGTCTTGtcatctattttcttttctttgttgtaG
- the LOC123112486 gene encoding translation initiation factor IF-2 isoform X2, with product MPAAALPPPVLLPQQREASREPRRAPSGAIHHPSQPPPPASFCFLRVLQMAATGVGAGCLAPASAYALIRRRRPGRPPASSARGSGASRVAATSSTSAGRAPRRAPRSSSSSWPRPSCPASSRRPCPRLPSRRPRRSRDGLQEGAGLGAVPAVAGEPAGGEGPARPREAQPPADPHPGGGHVWAARGVPQVQSRHRRRGNQSQGIVFARGPAVAVLILLESKGQTYAVLTEQHSAATSSSPLFAGARLSMLPPINVDKPPSKRLSEEKLLVSNASKLLAWTRQK from the exons ATGCCCGCGGCAGCACTCCCGCCGCCCGTGCTCCTTCCCCAGCAGCGAGAGGCTTCGAGAGAGCCGAGGCGCGCTCCGAGCGGGGCGATCCACCATCCGTCCCAACCTCCTCCGCCCGCCTCCTTCTGTTTTCTGCGGGTCCTGCAGATGGCGGCGACGGGCGTCGGCGCCGGGTGCCTCGCCCCAGCGTCCGCCTACGCGCTGATCCGGCGACGGCGGCCCGGGCGTCCGCCTGCGTCGTCCGCACGCGGCTCTGGTGCGTCGCGCGTGGCCGCTACGTCGTCGACCTCAGCAGGGAGGGCCCCGCGGCGCGCCccgcgcagcagcagcagcagctggcccCGCCCGTCATGCCCGGCTTCCTCGCGCCGCCCCTGCCCGCGCCTGCCCAGTCGCCGGCCTCGACGCAGCCGAGACGGACTTCAGGAAGGCGCTGGACTCGGCGCTGTTCCGGCGGTGGCTGGAGAACCTGCAGGCGGAGAAGGGCCTGCTCGCCCACGGGAAGCTCAGCCTCCGGCAGATCCTCATCCAG GGGGTGGACATGTTTGGGCAGCGCGTGGGGTTCCTCAAGTTCAAAGCCGACATCGTCGACGAGGAAACCAAAGCCAAG GGATTGTCTTTGCAAGAGGGCCTGCTGTTGCTGTGTTGATTCTTTTGGAGTCCAAAGGGCAAACTTATGCTGTTCTCACTGAACAG CACTCTGCGGCGAcgtcttcttctcctctcttcgCGGGTGCTCGCCTGTCCATGCTGCCACCCATCAATGTTGACAAGCCACCATCTAAAAGGTTGTCCGAGGAG AAACTGCTGGTTTCGAACGCTAGCAAGCTCCTGGCATGGACAAGACAGAAGTG A